In Halovivax gelatinilyticus, the following are encoded in one genomic region:
- the pabB gene encoding aminodeoxychorismate synthase, component I, whose amino-acid sequence MNEPRTVTTVEDVESAVAAVDHGTRIPVEVRLTVDDPFAAYRRARDGPGGAFLETTGGQSGWGYFGADPVERLTVSSDAVLRSHATHGSPTIAALEGVLAGESIVHGRSNGDEPVPYPCGAIGWLSYDVARELETLPETAVDDRRLPRLELAVFDRLAAWEEPTDGPVTLRITACPKVAVNDGTPDKAVARDVYERGRERALDLARAIRTGEPTIGPPPVDAADATFESTCGREAFADRVRRVKRYVRDGDTFQANISQRLAAPAAVHPVAAYDALRRVNPAPYSALVEFPSADLVSASPELLLERTGDLVRTEPIAGTRPRGTTPAADEEYAEELRTDEKERAEHAMLVDLERNDLGKVCAYGSVDVEEYRRIDRYSEVMHLVSDVRGRLREDASLGDAIAATFPGGTITGAPKPRTMEIIDELEAVQRGPYTGSIGIFGFDGNATLNIVIRTLVRQAEAYHLRVGAGIVHDSVPEREYDETLDKARALVTAIDAALGERAEFAVEATEEAPERGEPR is encoded by the coding sequence ATGAACGAGCCGCGGACCGTAACGACGGTCGAAGACGTCGAGTCGGCGGTCGCCGCTGTCGACCACGGGACGCGCATCCCCGTCGAGGTCCGGCTCACCGTCGACGACCCGTTCGCGGCCTATCGCCGGGCGCGAGACGGTCCCGGCGGGGCGTTTCTGGAGACGACCGGCGGGCAATCCGGCTGGGGCTACTTTGGCGCCGATCCGGTAGAGCGACTGACAGTTTCGTCAGACGCCGTACTTCGATCTCACGCCACTCACGGCTCGCCGACCATCGCCGCGCTCGAGGGCGTCCTCGCCGGTGAGTCGATCGTCCACGGACGGTCGAACGGAGACGAACCGGTCCCCTATCCGTGCGGCGCCATCGGATGGCTCTCGTACGACGTCGCCAGGGAACTCGAGACGCTGCCCGAAACGGCCGTCGACGACCGGCGCCTCCCGCGACTCGAACTCGCCGTCTTCGACCGACTCGCCGCCTGGGAAGAACCCACCGACGGCCCCGTTACGCTCCGGATCACGGCGTGTCCGAAGGTGGCAGTAAACGACGGAACACCCGACAAAGCCGTCGCACGGGACGTCTACGAGCGCGGCCGCGAGCGGGCGCTCGATCTGGCGAGAGCGATACGAACGGGCGAGCCGACGATCGGCCCACCGCCGGTCGACGCGGCGGACGCGACGTTCGAGAGTACCTGCGGACGCGAGGCGTTCGCCGATCGGGTCCGGCGAGTCAAGCGGTACGTCCGCGACGGAGACACCTTCCAGGCGAACATCTCCCAGCGACTCGCCGCCCCCGCGGCGGTCCACCCCGTCGCCGCCTACGACGCGCTCCGTCGGGTCAATCCCGCGCCGTACTCGGCGCTCGTAGAGTTCCCGTCGGCCGATCTCGTCAGCGCGAGCCCGGAACTCTTACTCGAACGAACGGGCGACCTCGTCCGAACGGAACCGATCGCCGGGACGCGCCCGCGGGGGACGACGCCGGCCGCTGACGAGGAGTACGCCGAAGAGTTACGGACTGACGAGAAAGAACGCGCCGAACACGCCATGCTCGTCGATCTCGAGCGAAACGACCTCGGGAAGGTCTGTGCCTACGGCTCGGTGGACGTCGAGGAGTATCGCCGGATCGATCGCTACTCGGAAGTGATGCACCTCGTCTCCGACGTCCGCGGCCGGCTCCGCGAGGACGCCTCACTCGGCGACGCCATCGCCGCGACGTTCCCCGGCGGGACGATCACGGGCGCGCCAAAACCGCGAACCATGGAGATCATCGACGAACTCGAAGCCGTCCAGCGAGGCCCGTACACGGGTAGCATCGGCATCTTCGGGTTCGACGGGAACGCCACGCTCAACATCGTCATCCGGACGCTCGTCCGCCAGGCCGAGGCCTACCACCTCCGCGTCGGCGCCGGGATCGTCCACGATTCGGTCCCCGAGCGTGAGTACGACGAAACGCTCGACAAGGCGCGCGCGCTCGTGACGGCGATCGACGCGGCGCTCGGCGAACGAGCGGAATTCGCCGTCGAGGCGACCGAAGAGGCGCCCGAGCGAGGTGAGCCGCGATGA
- a CDS encoding DUF63 family protein, whose translation MVLPEGFVIPSWYYVVPLVLGLAGVVALLWAIDPPVTDRTVIAFAPWMMLGSTFHVLNREAVDAFPDWIAPLFDTPSVYVTVAIVAGFVWIVANFLHAGGLYRSIPRFVGITGTAFVSVFAMIAIMLGYDAGQFNPFWPVVAIVITGVVTALAWIAVSLWFTDVAAITGITGSFVIFSQVLDGVSTAIGYDLLDAHEEVPLSLLVLEAGESLPTAELLGAGWLFVLVKLGLALVVVGLFTDLVRDRPRLGRLALAFVAAVGLGPGFHNVLLFTIT comes from the coding sequence ATGGTGCTCCCGGAGGGATTCGTCATACCGTCGTGGTACTACGTCGTCCCGCTCGTCCTCGGACTCGCGGGCGTCGTGGCGTTACTCTGGGCGATCGATCCGCCCGTGACCGACCGGACCGTCATTGCGTTCGCGCCCTGGATGATGCTCGGGTCTACGTTTCACGTGTTAAACAGGGAAGCGGTCGACGCGTTTCCGGACTGGATCGCGCCGCTGTTCGATACGCCGAGCGTCTACGTCACGGTGGCCATCGTCGCCGGATTCGTCTGGATCGTCGCGAACTTCTTACACGCCGGCGGGCTCTACCGATCGATCCCGCGGTTCGTCGGCATCACCGGGACCGCGTTCGTCTCGGTCTTCGCCATGATCGCGATCATGCTCGGCTACGACGCCGGCCAGTTCAACCCCTTCTGGCCGGTAGTAGCCATCGTGATCACTGGCGTCGTCACCGCCCTCGCCTGGATCGCCGTCAGCCTCTGGTTTACCGACGTCGCTGCAATCACCGGCATAACGGGTTCGTTCGTCATCTTTTCACAGGTCCTAGACGGCGTCTCGACGGCGATCGGTTACGATCTCCTCGACGCCCACGAGGAGGTCCCGCTCTCGTTGCTCGTCCTCGAAGCGGGCGAGTCGCTCCCGACGGCCGAGCTACTCGGAGCCGGCTGGCTGTTCGTACTGGTAAAACTCGGTCTCGCACTGGTCGTCGTCGGTCTCTTTACCGACCTCGTCAGGGATCGACCGCGACTCGGGCGGCTGGCGCTCGCCTTCGTCGCCGCCGTCGGCCTCGGTCCCGGCTTTCACAACGTGTTGTTGTTTACGATCACGTAG
- a CDS encoding helix-hairpin-helix domain-containing protein — protein MPLLDTLKSLLGLGSDSSDRREHEIDVTDDGSRRTGTQAPPPMSSRDDESSDGTGASPDSETETADADDEPETADEIADDAADEPSDSDEAAPIEEAESSADAGAAAGTDASGSTETITTEPDDEAEAAEPGEAAGPTESDAAPTSEKAEPDEPPVEDESIDEEPAAETESEDESSEAAESDETPSDEAAPTDDASDDEAPDADADAGGDPVTDVSGIGPAYAERLADAGIETVDELADADADDLAERTDIAAGRIDGWIEQASSW, from the coding sequence ATGCCACTCTTGGACACGTTGAAGTCTCTCCTCGGTCTCGGGAGCGACTCGTCCGATCGTCGCGAACACGAGATCGACGTCACAGACGACGGCTCCCGACGAACGGGAACGCAGGCGCCGCCGCCGATGAGCAGTCGCGACGATGAGTCGTCTGACGGGACGGGCGCCTCACCGGATAGCGAAACCGAAACCGCGGACGCCGACGACGAACCAGAAACGGCGGACGAAATCGCGGACGATGCGGCTGACGAACCGAGCGATTCGGACGAAGCGGCCCCGATCGAAGAGGCCGAGTCGAGCGCCGACGCGGGCGCGGCGGCCGGCACCGACGCCAGCGGCTCGACCGAGACGATCACCACCGAGCCCGACGACGAAGCCGAAGCGGCGGAACCGGGCGAAGCCGCCGGACCCACCGAATCGGACGCGGCACCGACCAGCGAGAAGGCGGAGCCGGACGAGCCGCCGGTCGAAGACGAGTCGATCGACGAGGAGCCAGCAGCAGAGACGGAGTCGGAAGACGAGTCCTCGGAGGCGGCAGAATCAGACGAGACACCGTCGGACGAGGCGGCGCCTACCGACGATGCCTCCGACGACGAAGCGCCTGACGCGGACGCCGACGCGGGCGGCGATCCGGTGACGGACGTGAGCGGTATCGGGCCGGCGTACGCCGAGCGACTCGCCGACGCGGGCATCGAAACGGTCGACGAGTTGGCAGACGCCGACGCCGACGACCTCGCCGAACGGACCGACATCGCCGCCGGCCGAATCGACGGCTGGATCGAACAGGCGTCGTCGTGGTAG
- a CDS encoding metalloregulator ArsR/SmtB family transcription factor: protein MDSAALLNLLGNENRRRILRLLSRKPCYVTEISEYLGVSPKAVIEHLRKLEDAGLVESRTDTQRRKYFHIARNVRLEVNLSPYGFASKSAYPASNSLDLTNCRHLSLDVSYGDDDSLDELLRTLERLERLENELSLAQRWVQGRLCDVLDRISESVGSEPESRIYADLLASIRTEPKGIGSISRELDAPREVVAELLEGMADRGLVQRTERGWELTDTRNLTPSND, encoded by the coding sequence ATGGACTCCGCGGCGCTACTCAATCTGCTCGGCAACGAAAACCGCCGGCGGATTCTCCGACTTCTCTCGCGGAAGCCGTGTTACGTCACGGAGATATCCGAATACCTCGGCGTGAGTCCCAAAGCGGTCATCGAGCACCTTCGCAAGCTCGAAGATGCGGGACTCGTCGAGAGCCGAACCGATACCCAGCGCCGGAAGTACTTTCACATCGCGCGGAACGTCCGGCTCGAGGTCAACCTCTCGCCGTACGGATTCGCCAGCAAGAGCGCCTACCCTGCGAGCAACAGTCTCGACCTGACGAACTGCCGCCACCTCTCGCTCGACGTCTCCTACGGGGACGACGATTCGTTAGACGAGCTGCTCCGAACGCTCGAACGGCTCGAACGGCTGGAAAACGAACTCTCACTCGCCCAGCGGTGGGTCCAGGGTCGCCTCTGCGACGTGCTGGACCGGATCTCAGAATCCGTCGGCTCGGAACCGGAGAGCCGGATTTACGCCGACCTCCTCGCGAGTATTCGCACCGAACCGAAGGGAATCGGGTCGATCAGTCGAGAACTCGACGCCCCGCGGGAAGTCGTCGCCGAACTCCTCGAAGGGATGGCCGACCGCGGCCTCGTCCAACGGACCGAGCGCGGGTGGGAACTGACCGATACGCGAAATCTCACCCCGTCGAACGACTGA
- a CDS encoding GNAT family N-acetyltransferase: MTHTTDIEIRRATHDDYDGVADFTTQLWEDRGGDYLHHVYHDWLEDEGDERKRTFLASVGDDVAGIVQAVMLSTDEAWFQGMRVNPDYQRQGVSRRLNEACFDWAADRGATVGRLMTFSWNVAALGAARAGGFEPETEFRFAHPDPDPNADGPHTVTADPAAAWRFWTASDARAHLRGLTLDANESWAMAELTRNDLEALADETAVFAVEGERGVSGMAYRSREYERTDDETGESATWAEYGVGAWADVPSAKSLFAAIARDAADLGADEIRVLIPETVRAVSDASFAGAKISDEPDFVLGIDLTGW; encoded by the coding sequence ATGACGCACACGACAGATATCGAGATTCGACGCGCAACGCACGACGACTACGACGGCGTCGCCGACTTCACGACGCAACTCTGGGAGGACCGCGGCGGCGACTACCTCCACCACGTCTACCACGACTGGCTCGAAGACGAAGGCGACGAGCGAAAGCGGACGTTCCTCGCCTCGGTCGGCGACGACGTCGCGGGAATCGTCCAGGCCGTGATGCTCTCGACCGACGAGGCCTGGTTCCAGGGAATGCGCGTCAACCCCGACTACCAGCGCCAGGGCGTCAGCCGCCGACTCAACGAAGCCTGTTTCGACTGGGCGGCCGACCGCGGCGCGACCGTCGGCCGGCTGATGACCTTCTCGTGGAACGTCGCCGCGCTCGGAGCCGCCCGCGCGGGCGGGTTCGAACCCGAAACCGAGTTCCGCTTTGCACACCCCGATCCGGATCCGAACGCAGACGGCCCACACACCGTTACGGCCGACCCGGCAGCAGCCTGGCGGTTCTGGACGGCGAGCGACGCCAGAGCCCACCTGCGCGGGTTGACGCTCGACGCCAACGAGTCGTGGGCGATGGCCGAACTCACCCGCAACGATCTCGAGGCGCTCGCCGACGAGACCGCCGTCTTCGCTGTCGAGGGCGAACGCGGCGTCTCGGGAATGGCCTACCGGAGCCGCGAGTACGAGCGAACGGACGACGAGACCGGAGAGAGCGCCACCTGGGCGGAGTACGGCGTCGGCGCCTGGGCCGACGTCCCATCCGCGAAGTCGCTCTTCGCGGCGATCGCCCGCGACGCCGCCGACCTCGGGGCCGACGAGATACGCGTGCTGATTCCGGAGACGGTCCGGGCCGTCAGCGACGCCTCGTTCGCCGGCGCGAAGATCTCGGACGAGCCGGACTTCGTGCTCGGGATCGATCTGACCGGGTGGTAA
- a CDS encoding DUF7344 domain-containing protein yields the protein MTATPPTETDAVELTLSLLDALPDDCPPTALDDALALLSNHRRRRTLMTVLDHGEPLTLPDVADEVAIDEHDRPLTEISPETVTNVYISIYHDHLPRLVDAGLVTYDQERDLVSPAFEL from the coding sequence ATGACTGCGACACCGCCTACTGAAACGGATGCCGTCGAACTGACACTATCGCTTCTCGACGCCCTTCCCGACGATTGTCCGCCGACAGCACTCGATGACGCGCTCGCCCTCCTCTCTAACCACCGTCGACGACGCACGCTGATGACCGTCCTCGATCACGGCGAACCGCTCACGCTCCCGGACGTCGCCGACGAGGTCGCCATCGACGAACACGACCGGCCGCTCACGGAGATCAGCCCGGAAACCGTCACCAACGTCTACATCTCGATATACCACGACCACTTGCCTCGCCTCGTCGACGCCGGGCTGGTCACCTACGATCAGGAACGAGACCTGGTCTCGCCCGCGTTCGAGCTGTAG
- a CDS encoding aminotransferase class IV, whose translation MTDPSDAPERVYYVNGALVPASEARVSVDDRGFRYGDGAFETLRAYGGSIFEWDAHADRLEATCETLGFEPGLTREALRARIDETLSANDLADAYVRLSVTRGVQPGTLSPDPDVEPTVVIWTKPLARGGTRGRRVWDEPATVRTVETRRIPDDAIPAAAKTHNYLNGILARTELRGTDADEAILLDHEGRLAEGATSNLFVVDDGVLHTPSTEGPVLPGITRRVVLELADRRGIPTAQGRYEPTVLTDADEVFLTNTTWEVRPVVQVDDARFDVGPVTRTLQRSFDERVEREHY comes from the coding sequence GTGACCGACCCGAGCGACGCGCCAGAGCGCGTCTACTACGTAAACGGGGCGCTCGTTCCCGCGTCGGAAGCGAGGGTCAGCGTCGACGACCGCGGCTTTCGCTACGGCGACGGCGCCTTCGAGACGCTTCGCGCCTACGGCGGGTCGATTTTCGAGTGGGACGCACACGCAGACCGGCTGGAAGCGACCTGCGAGACGCTCGGATTCGAGCCGGGACTCACCCGCGAGGCGCTCCGCGCACGAATCGACGAGACGCTCTCTGCGAACGACCTCGCGGACGCCTACGTTCGACTTTCGGTCACGCGCGGCGTTCAGCCCGGGACGTTGTCGCCGGATCCCGACGTCGAACCGACCGTCGTGATCTGGACGAAGCCGCTCGCCCGCGGCGGCACGAGAGGACGACGGGTCTGGGACGAACCGGCAACCGTACGGACGGTCGAAACTCGCCGCATCCCCGACGACGCGATCCCGGCCGCCGCCAAGACGCACAACTACCTGAACGGAATTCTCGCCCGAACTGAACTCCGCGGAACAGATGCGGACGAGGCCATCCTCTTAGATCACGAGGGACGGCTCGCCGAAGGGGCGACCAGCAACCTCTTCGTCGTCGACGACGGCGTCCTCCACACCCCGTCGACCGAGGGGCCGGTCTTGCCGGGAATTACTCGTCGAGTCGTCCTCGAGCTGGCCGACCGTCGGGGGATTCCGACCGCTCAGGGTCGGTACGAACCGACGGTACTCACCGACGCGGACGAGGTGTTTCTCACCAACACCACCTGGGAGGTGAGACCCGTCGTACAGGTAGACGACGCTCGATTCGACGTCGGTCCGGTGACGCGAACGCTCCAGCGGTCGTTCGACGAGCGAGTCGAGCGAGAGCACTACTGA
- the gatD gene encoding Glu-tRNA(Gln) amidotransferase subunit GatD yields MNPGDRIRAETPDRTVEGVYLPSSTTDHLVVKLDGGYNVGVERESAQLEVIESDVYDVGGDDASDESGSAIEFDDDLPTISLLSTGGTIASTVDYRTGAVTAQFDAEDVLRAVPDLAGRANYRGRVISNILSENMEPAIWQDLTQAIYEEIDAGADGVVVMHGTDTMQYSGAAVSFALETPVPIVFTGSQRSADRPSSDNVMNAVCAVEAAKSDCAEVLVCMHATESDDVCALHRATRVRKNHTSRRDAFETVSAEPLGAVDYEAVSDATSPSGRAGNDNESEAVSFDGDYRRRDAVELSIEDGLETDAELLKFTPGMDPAFFDVLEGKAGLVVEGTGLGHVHTDFVPRIEALVDDGTTVVVTSQCLDGRVCDRVYDTGRDLLAAGAIEAGDTLPETALVKLMWVLEHAEDDVETLMQTSLAGELHERSVPWT; encoded by the coding sequence ATGAATCCAGGCGACCGGATCCGCGCAGAGACGCCGGATCGGACCGTCGAGGGCGTCTATCTACCCTCGAGTACGACGGACCACCTCGTCGTCAAGCTCGACGGCGGCTACAACGTCGGCGTCGAGCGCGAGTCCGCACAGCTCGAGGTGATCGAATCCGACGTCTACGACGTGGGCGGCGACGACGCATCCGACGAATCCGGATCGGCGATCGAGTTCGACGACGACCTCCCGACGATCTCGCTGCTGTCGACCGGCGGAACGATCGCCTCGACGGTCGACTACCGAACGGGCGCGGTGACGGCCCAGTTCGACGCCGAGGACGTCCTCCGCGCCGTGCCGGATCTGGCCGGGCGGGCGAACTACCGCGGCCGAGTGATCTCGAACATCCTCTCGGAAAACATGGAACCCGCCATCTGGCAGGACCTGACGCAGGCTATCTACGAGGAGATCGACGCCGGCGCCGACGGCGTCGTGGTTATGCACGGCACCGACACGATGCAGTACAGCGGCGCGGCCGTCTCGTTCGCACTCGAGACGCCGGTCCCGATCGTCTTCACCGGCTCGCAGCGATCGGCCGATCGTCCCTCCTCGGACAACGTGATGAACGCCGTTTGCGCGGTCGAAGCCGCCAAATCCGACTGCGCCGAGGTGCTCGTCTGTATGCACGCGACGGAATCGGACGACGTCTGCGCGCTCCACCGCGCGACGCGCGTCCGGAAGAACCACACGTCCCGGCGCGACGCGTTCGAAACCGTCAGCGCCGAACCGCTGGGCGCGGTCGACTACGAGGCCGTCTCGGACGCGACGAGCCCGAGCGGTCGAGCGGGCAACGACAACGAGTCTGAGGCGGTCTCGTTCGACGGCGACTACCGCCGGCGCGACGCGGTCGAACTCTCGATCGAGGACGGACTCGAAACCGACGCGGAGTTGCTGAAGTTCACTCCCGGCATGGATCCGGCGTTCTTCGACGTCCTCGAAGGGAAAGCCGGCCTCGTCGTCGAAGGAACCGGCCTCGGCCACGTCCACACCGACTTCGTCCCGCGAATCGAAGCACTGGTCGATGACGGAACCACCGTGGTCGTCACGAGCCAGTGTCTCGATGGACGAGTCTGTGACCGCGTCTACGACACCGGCCGGGACCTGCTCGCCGCTGGCGCGATCGAGGCGGGCGATACGCTACCCGAAACCGCGCTCGTCAAGTTGATGTGGGTCCTCGAACACGCCGAGGACGACGTGGAAACGTTGATGCAGACGTCGCTCGCCGGCGAACTACACGAACGGTCCGTCCCCTGGACCTGA
- a CDS encoding DUF2391 family protein — protein MSSRNESADRPAADRVRDDRYDVADVLDQLDELEATVSSDAARRDVQRTRRMVERVPGSRRIGKLTVRDLAEATVGAIVFALPLLVEDGVFEIAEWFTATTVGSIPLFLVANVLLVVGLTAGVLYATDFRDVVKRPVFGLVPRRLVVVLAVSFAVAASTMYLWGRLHEEDPTALEAFGRITAIWAAAALGASIADMLPGESSGTDIGDRLSELSDRGEGPTTDDSR, from the coding sequence ATGTCCAGTAGGAACGAGTCGGCCGATCGACCGGCGGCGGACCGCGTTCGTGACGATCGGTACGACGTCGCGGACGTCCTCGATCAGCTCGACGAACTGGAAGCCACCGTCTCGTCGGACGCCGCTCGTCGTGACGTCCAGCGGACCAGGCGAATGGTCGAACGCGTTCCCGGTTCGCGGCGCATCGGTAAACTCACCGTCAGGGACCTCGCCGAAGCGACGGTCGGGGCGATCGTCTTCGCCCTACCGCTGCTTGTCGAAGACGGCGTCTTCGAGATCGCCGAGTGGTTCACCGCGACGACCGTCGGCTCGATTCCGCTCTTTCTGGTCGCCAACGTACTACTCGTCGTCGGGCTGACGGCGGGAGTCCTCTACGCGACGGACTTTCGTGATGTCGTGAAGCGGCCGGTGTTCGGGCTCGTCCCGCGACGGCTCGTGGTCGTTCTCGCCGTCTCCTTCGCCGTCGCCGCGTCGACGATGTATCTCTGGGGTCGACTGCACGAAGAAGATCCGACCGCGCTGGAAGCGTTCGGTCGGATCACCGCGATCTGGGCGGCGGCCGCGCTCGGTGCCTCGATCGCGGACATGCTTCCCGGCGAGAGTTCCGGGACGGATATCGGCGACCGGCTGTCCGAACTGAGCGATCGAGGCGAGGGGCCGACCACTGACGACTCCCGGTAA
- a CDS encoding NAD-binding protein, translating into MDAPRVPTGLREDWRRHLSTRGTILLVFAVAGLSVATALVNIGIEADGPLAPHIPVVAQEAAGFTGALTGFLMVGSALALRRGLRFGWWATLFLLPLTAVQGLAQASHYSVPLIVLSLLSIPVLLTTRHQFDGRLSLSTTQLAAGAALAGVQLYGTTGAYHLREEFEGIDTVLDAFYFTLITSSTVGYGDITPHEESTEGILFTMSVLVLGVASFGIAIGALVGPALQARITKTLGKMTDSQLQTLDAHVLVLGHGDLTEPIIDELDDENIPFAVVSLDRDYTDALSDRDVPAVRADPSDERPLERVRIDRAAAILVATNDDANDALTILTAREMRPDARIVAAATNRENTKKLERAGADTVISPSQLGGHLLVKSALDGDSTALIDQLLGDV; encoded by the coding sequence ATGGACGCGCCACGCGTGCCGACCGGCCTCCGCGAGGACTGGCGACGTCACCTGTCGACCAGGGGCACCATCCTCCTCGTCTTCGCGGTCGCCGGCCTCTCGGTCGCGACGGCGCTGGTGAACATCGGTATCGAGGCGGACGGTCCGCTCGCTCCCCATATCCCGGTCGTGGCGCAGGAAGCCGCCGGATTCACCGGCGCACTGACCGGATTCCTGATGGTCGGAAGCGCGCTGGCACTGAGACGCGGCCTCCGCTTCGGGTGGTGGGCCACGCTGTTTCTCCTGCCGCTGACCGCCGTCCAGGGATTGGCCCAGGCGAGTCACTACTCGGTGCCGCTGATCGTGCTCTCGTTGCTCTCGATTCCGGTCTTGCTCACCACCCGCCACCAGTTCGACGGTCGACTCTCGCTGTCGACGACCCAACTCGCCGCCGGCGCGGCGCTGGCGGGCGTTCAGCTCTACGGGACGACCGGCGCCTACCACCTCCGCGAGGAGTTCGAGGGGATCGACACCGTCCTCGACGCGTTCTACTTCACGCTGATCACCTCGAGTACGGTCGGCTACGGCGACATCACACCCCACGAGGAATCGACAGAAGGGATCCTGTTCACCATGTCCGTTCTCGTCCTCGGCGTCGCCAGCTTCGGTATCGCTATCGGAGCGCTCGTCGGCCCGGCACTGCAGGCGCGAATCACGAAAACACTCGGAAAGATGACCGACTCACAGCTCCAGACGTTAGACGCCCACGTTCTGGTCCTCGGCCACGGGGACCTGACCGAACCGATCATCGACGAACTCGACGACGAGAATATTCCGTTCGCTGTCGTCTCGCTCGATCGAGACTACACGGACGCGCTCTCCGATCGGGACGTCCCGGCCGTCCGCGCGGACCCGAGCGACGAGCGACCGCTCGAACGGGTCCGAATCGATCGGGCCGCGGCGATCCTCGTCGCGACGAACGACGACGCAAACGATGCGCTGACGATTCTTACCGCGCGCGAAATGCGTCCGGACGCCCGCATCGTCGCCGCGGCGACGAACCGCGAGAACACGAAGAAACTCGAACGGGCCGGCGCCGATACCGTGATCAGTCCGTCACAACTCGGCGGGCACCTCCTCGTCAAATCGGCGCTCGACGGCGACTCGACGGCGCTGATCGACCAGTTACTGGGCGATGTGTGA
- a CDS encoding transcriptional regulator, producing the protein MVDASATTRKRLADRLRDDAATPSELGRAFDLSPSTIISHLEHVARSLESTDEQLLVAPPRCQECGFDSFDQLLNRPSRCPECRFEGVTEPTVTIEPVR; encoded by the coding sequence ATGGTGGACGCGTCAGCGACCACGCGAAAGCGACTGGCCGACAGGTTACGAGACGACGCCGCGACGCCGTCGGAGTTGGGCCGGGCGTTCGATCTCTCCCCGTCGACGATCATCTCTCATCTGGAGCACGTCGCGCGGAGTCTCGAGTCGACCGACGAGCAGCTGCTGGTGGCGCCGCCGCGGTGTCAGGAGTGTGGATTCGACTCGTTCGATCAACTACTCAACCGACCGTCTCGCTGTCCGGAGTGTCGGTTCGAGGGCGTGACCGAACCGACGGTCACGATCGAACCGGTCCGCTGA
- a CDS encoding anthranilate synthase component II, protein MSEPVGADVRILVLDNYDSFVYNLVQYVGEVADEVVVRRNDAIDLDEVAELDPTGIVVSPGPGTPAEAGISIPLFAETAYPILGVCLGHQALCAAHGAAVGHAPEVVHGKPSEISHDGDGIFEGVPARIQVGRYHSLAVDRADVPDALVETATTADEREVVMAVRHREKPQIGVQFHPESILTRVPDRTDASPERTAGHDEATDISLSVGKRLVSNFCAIAAAHRRESP, encoded by the coding sequence ATGAGCGAACCGGTCGGCGCGGACGTTCGAATCCTCGTCCTCGACAACTACGACTCGTTCGTCTACAACCTCGTCCAGTACGTCGGCGAGGTGGCGGACGAGGTCGTCGTCCGCCGAAACGACGCGATCGACCTAGACGAGGTGGCCGAGCTGGATCCGACGGGTATCGTCGTCTCGCCGGGCCCGGGAACGCCCGCTGAGGCCGGTATCTCGATCCCGCTGTTTGCCGAAACCGCCTATCCAATCCTCGGCGTCTGTCTCGGTCACCAGGCGCTGTGTGCGGCTCACGGCGCAGCCGTCGGTCACGCGCCGGAGGTCGTCCACGGCAAACCCTCGGAGATCAGCCACGACGGCGACGGCATCTTCGAGGGCGTTCCGGCCCGAATTCAGGTCGGGCGGTATCACTCACTCGCCGTCGACCGCGCGGACGTTCCCGACGCGCTCGTGGAGACGGCGACGACGGCCGACGAGCGCGAGGTCGTGATGGCCGTTCGGCATCGAGAGAAGCCGCAGATAGGCGTCCAGTTTCACCCCGAGAGCATCCTGACGAGGGTTCCCGATCGGACTGATGCGTCGCCAGAACGCACCGCAGGTCACGACGAGGCGACCGACATCTCGCTCTCGGTCGGGAAGCGACTCGTCTCGAACTTCTGTGCGATCGCCGCCGCCCACCGGCGTGAGTCGCCGTGA
- a CDS encoding ubiquitin-like small modifier protein 1 has translation MEWKLFADLAERAGDRHVDVDVGAGDTVGDALEALLDGRDDLRERVLDEDGKLRSQINVLRNGKEIHSQQSGLETTLEDGDELALFPPVSGG, from the coding sequence ATGGAGTGGAAGCTGTTCGCCGACCTGGCCGAGCGCGCCGGCGACCGGCACGTCGACGTCGACGTCGGGGCGGGCGACACCGTCGGAGACGCGCTCGAGGCGCTACTCGACGGTCGCGACGACCTTCGCGAGCGGGTGCTAGACGAAGACGGGAAATTGCGCTCACAAATCAACGTTCTCAGAAACGGAAAGGAGATTCACAGTCAGCAATCGGGCCTCGAAACGACGCTCGAAGATGGCGACGAACTCGCCCTGTTTCCGCCGGTCAGCGGCGGATAG